The proteins below are encoded in one region of Myxococcales bacterium:
- a CDS encoding sulfurtransferase TusA family protein, whose translation MTLGMKCPKPLFEVHKQIKDVPSGEVLQVMADDPAFRLDIQAWCRRTGNELVELREEPDRLVATIRKA comes from the coding sequence ATGACCCTGGGGATGAAGTGCCCGAAGCCGCTGTTCGAGGTGCACAAACAGATCAAGGACGTGCCGAGCGGCGAGGTCTTGCAGGTGATGGCTGACGACCCGGCGTTTCGCCTGGACATTCAGGCGTGGTGTCGCCGCACCGGCAACGAGCTAGTCGAGCTGCGAGAAGAACCGGATCGTCTCGTCGCAACCATCCGAAAGGCCTGA